The following coding sequences lie in one Porphyromonas asaccharolytica DSM 20707 genomic window:
- a CDS encoding murein L,D-transpeptidase catalytic domain family protein has product MHMLHSSSFRWLILLVILVPSYVAGSDVSLWDIPPTGHRVTVVPTSAERQQIRQLYTQMGLEGRLSFEAFSLGVRGYNQISNKHRSRLTIVDFSKPSTQERMFVIDMEQGKLLYATLCAHGRGSGENYATSFSNQPNSHQSSLGFYLTNETYSGNNGYSLRLDGLERGYNDQARARAIVVHGAAYVNDQIIRQGRLGRSYGCPAVPRALARPIIDAIKGGSVLYIYANRPDYLAQSMVPRSEMEPTRADQNSRTQLIN; this is encoded by the coding sequence ATGCATATGCTTCACAGCTCTTCATTTAGATGGTTGATACTCTTGGTAATACTCGTGCCTAGCTACGTAGCTGGGTCTGATGTCTCTCTGTGGGACATACCTCCTACGGGACACCGTGTGACGGTCGTACCCACCTCAGCAGAGCGACAGCAGATCCGTCAGCTCTATACGCAGATGGGACTAGAGGGAAGGCTCTCGTTTGAGGCCTTTAGCCTAGGTGTGCGGGGATACAATCAGATCTCAAACAAGCATCGCTCACGACTCACCATTGTGGACTTCTCCAAGCCCTCGACTCAGGAGCGCATGTTTGTCATCGATATGGAGCAGGGCAAGCTCCTCTATGCTACGCTCTGTGCGCATGGACGTGGTAGCGGGGAGAACTATGCCACCTCTTTTTCCAACCAACCTAACTCACATCAGAGCTCTCTGGGCTTCTACCTAACCAATGAGACTTACAGCGGGAACAACGGCTACTCGCTACGTCTCGATGGACTAGAGCGTGGGTACAACGATCAGGCGCGGGCACGGGCTATCGTCGTACATGGTGCTGCCTATGTCAATGATCAGATCATACGACAGGGACGTCTCGGGCGTAGCTACGGTTGCCCCGCAGTACCTCGTGCACTGGCGCGCCCCATCATCGATGCGATCAAGGGGGGTAGCGTCCTATACATCTACGCCAATCGTCCTGACTACCTCGCCCAGAGTATGGTACCACGCTCCGAGATGGAGCCTACCAGAGCCGATCAGAATAGTCGCACACAACTGATCAACTAG
- a CDS encoding leucine-rich repeat protein has protein sequence MNRITNLLLLLVLSATALVAQSVSGNVLTSWGDATGAIRIPDGVTEIAANCFYTPGEDDPNGWGSTDPISNTNITSVDLNGVTKIGDNAFKGCTGIKTIKAPKLESVGSHSFEGCTALEALELPMIKTIGEKAFENANALTSLSLGKSLESIVGNPFQNSTSLTSLTLEEGCANYLATEGALISRADGVLRLLAGGVQKVTLGEECKAIGDNAIFGCGALERLELPYAKEIGTGAFVNCTKLTELYLPRLERMKRDWLSFSGVGSLRIVDLHLSNSISGLETLWPDNNTTTVYVASEAIKTELAQKLKKCQIIVGAPAGTQQRYKVTYSFTGDGQLEAWTTGAQNVNNGDMLLEHSSVSFKASPRAEQQIKEWRVNGSVVKVEGDPKFPQIYEVKDLTSDLTVTVTFEARPEGADVYFRSRDLQMGTLTCALDDGTEVKSGDRVPTGTMLNFTATPKEGYRIGDWFEQVEIGGSEFKPIEGQNGQSTYRCEVPDAREIEVDFDRIEGHFRVKFASFNEKTGTLTATADGVEIKTGQAVKAGSKLVFTAHPAEGYAVDEWQLNGETLPNYRELTYTIESLKEDVEVNMVCSPASSTDKKPEIVDGVLYKWMAEGDAVLPDEVTYIAPLAFEGANQMTSLTLNNKVKGIGDRAFLFCTAMTKFVVPEANESFSTIEGVLYSKDQTRLIAYPAGLKADSYTLGAKVTSIQPGAFLTPIHLNAVEVATGNTALKSVNGILYTADGSKLLYLPIGSQTIELEGKLALSEGLKEISSLALAYNPRLKELILPVSLERIDAMALAYNAAMKSFAWAEGVTPQLVSVGDSAFYYDRSLETVPYMPSCTSFGKAAFGLASALKEVHIPAGCSIEANTFTGCQIISAVYAYSVEPPVINEATFGDIYSPKEATLYVQKGAKEAYSKAKGWRIFGNIVEEDNLAVAAIDELAIQLYPNPTQELLNVAGAVANSDILLYDMTGTLVGTARTDAVGSAVVDLASYPAGTYVVRVSGADRLVVKQ, from the coding sequence ATGAATCGAATAACAAACTTACTACTGCTACTCGTCCTCTCAGCGACGGCTCTTGTCGCGCAGTCAGTGTCGGGTAACGTATTGACCTCTTGGGGAGATGCTACTGGAGCTATCAGGATCCCTGACGGGGTGACTGAGATTGCTGCAAACTGCTTTTACACGCCTGGAGAGGATGATCCCAACGGGTGGGGCTCTACAGACCCTATCAGCAATACCAATATCACTAGCGTAGATCTCAACGGGGTGACAAAGATCGGTGACAACGCCTTCAAGGGTTGCACGGGCATCAAAACCATCAAGGCTCCTAAGCTAGAGAGCGTGGGTAGCCACAGCTTCGAGGGGTGTACGGCTCTGGAGGCACTCGAACTGCCGATGATTAAGACGATCGGGGAGAAGGCCTTTGAGAATGCAAACGCACTGACCTCACTCTCACTAGGCAAGTCGCTCGAGTCTATCGTGGGCAACCCCTTCCAAAACAGTACCAGCCTCACCTCGCTAACGCTTGAGGAGGGATGCGCTAACTACCTCGCAACCGAGGGCGCACTCATCTCTCGTGCTGATGGTGTGCTACGACTGCTGGCTGGTGGTGTCCAGAAGGTGACCCTTGGTGAGGAGTGCAAGGCTATCGGTGATAACGCTATCTTTGGCTGTGGAGCTTTGGAGCGTCTAGAGCTACCTTACGCCAAGGAGATAGGTACAGGTGCTTTTGTCAACTGCACTAAGCTCACCGAGCTTTATCTGCCACGCTTGGAGCGTATGAAGAGGGACTGGTTATCTTTCAGCGGTGTAGGCTCACTGCGTATCGTAGACTTGCACTTGAGTAATTCCATCTCTGGTCTGGAGACACTTTGGCCAGACAATAATACGACAACTGTTTATGTAGCTAGTGAGGCGATCAAGACGGAGCTAGCACAGAAACTGAAGAAGTGCCAGATCATCGTCGGTGCTCCCGCAGGAACACAGCAACGCTATAAAGTAACTTACAGTTTTACCGGAGATGGTCAGCTGGAGGCTTGGACGACTGGAGCTCAGAATGTCAATAATGGTGATATGCTTCTAGAGCACTCCTCTGTTAGCTTTAAGGCAAGCCCTCGGGCTGAGCAGCAGATCAAGGAGTGGCGTGTCAATGGCTCTGTCGTGAAGGTCGAGGGTGATCCAAAGTTCCCTCAAATCTATGAGGTCAAAGATCTAACTAGTGATCTGACGGTGACGGTAACCTTTGAGGCTCGTCCAGAGGGTGCTGACGTTTACTTCCGTAGTCGTGACCTTCAGATGGGTACCCTAACCTGCGCACTAGATGACGGCACAGAGGTGAAGTCTGGCGATCGTGTGCCTACAGGTACGATGCTGAATTTTACTGCTACTCCTAAGGAGGGCTATCGCATCGGAGACTGGTTCGAGCAGGTCGAGATAGGAGGCAGCGAGTTTAAGCCGATAGAGGGACAGAATGGTCAGTCCACCTATCGCTGCGAAGTGCCCGATGCACGTGAGATAGAGGTCGATTTTGACCGTATCGAGGGACACTTTAGAGTGAAGTTTGCCTCTTTCAATGAGAAGACCGGCACGCTCACTGCTACGGCTGATGGTGTCGAGATTAAAACAGGTCAGGCAGTCAAGGCTGGTAGCAAGCTCGTCTTTACGGCACACCCTGCTGAGGGCTATGCTGTCGATGAGTGGCAGCTCAATGGTGAGACGCTTCCTAACTACCGTGAACTAACCTACACGATCGAGAGCCTCAAGGAGGATGTCGAGGTGAATATGGTCTGCAGCCCAGCTTCGAGTACAGATAAGAAGCCTGAGATCGTCGATGGTGTACTCTATAAGTGGATGGCTGAGGGCGATGCAGTCCTACCCGATGAGGTGACTTACATTGCTCCGCTAGCTTTCGAGGGTGCCAACCAGATGACTTCGCTGACGCTCAATAATAAGGTAAAGGGCATCGGTGATCGTGCATTCCTCTTCTGCACGGCTATGACGAAGTTTGTCGTGCCTGAGGCTAATGAGTCGTTCTCAACGATAGAGGGTGTCCTCTACAGCAAGGATCAGACGAGACTCATCGCTTACCCCGCAGGTCTCAAGGCTGATAGCTATACTCTAGGGGCTAAGGTTACTTCGATACAGCCTGGAGCATTCCTAACGCCGATACACTTGAATGCTGTCGAGGTTGCCACGGGCAATACGGCGCTTAAGAGTGTCAATGGTATCCTCTACACGGCAGATGGCTCGAAGCTGCTCTACCTACCTATAGGCAGTCAAACGATCGAACTGGAAGGTAAGCTGGCTCTCTCAGAAGGACTCAAAGAGATATCGAGCCTCGCCCTAGCGTACAATCCTAGGCTCAAGGAGCTGATACTCCCGGTATCTCTAGAGCGCATCGATGCGATGGCTCTCGCTTACAATGCGGCTATGAAGTCCTTCGCATGGGCTGAGGGTGTCACACCTCAGCTTGTCTCGGTCGGAGACTCTGCATTTTACTATGATCGTTCGCTAGAGACGGTTCCCTATATGCCTAGTTGTACTTCATTTGGCAAGGCTGCCTTTGGACTAGCTTCTGCCCTTAAGGAGGTACATATCCCAGCAGGTTGCTCAATAGAGGCTAATACGTTCACTGGCTGTCAGATTATCAGTGCTGTTTACGCTTATAGTGTAGAGCCTCCTGTCATCAACGAGGCAACCTTTGGGGATATTTATAGTCCCAAGGAGGCTACGCTCTATGTACAGAAGGGCGCTAAGGAGGCTTACAGCAAGGCTAAGGGCTGGCGTATTTTTGGTAATATAGTTGAGGAGGATAACCTCGCTGTGGCTGCCATCGATGAGCTTGCCATACAACTCTACCCGAACCCGACACAGGAGCTACTCAACGTGGCAGGCGCAGTCGCTAACAGTGACATCCTGCTCTACGACATGACGGGTACGCTCGTTGGTACGGCTCGTACTGATGCTGTGGGTAGTGCTGTGGTAGACCTCGCTAGCTATCCCGCTGGCACCTACGTGGTACGCGTATCAGGTGCTGACCGTCTCGTGGTCAAGCAGTAA
- a CDS encoding AlwI family type II restriction endonuclease, translating to MNTTKKNRRAPEYKPLLYTTTIRNPERYKDLMHILLRYDDVVLDESSVEAIEKDLFRVGLYRPMRRLDSISDKWKGANKGDVALYALTDEETDFLYKANKQNHKEAGFPAGWLSRFDTQFKLMKVLGLVYYNLGDKIEFSTAGRLLANSVSIEIEAGLITRKMLHPHYERLVFLNAFARHQRGNPFIRELNRNIPLVMLLQVIKLLNADPEYNNTGIGYHELPLVLFWKDDNAEALYQRIKKLRQEWRYTPSSETIKQICTEEILGGFKKFTLRSVVSEYPDDFIRKMRLTGLISLRGAGRFIDINHNEDQTINYILTHYKEWYHPFSDEKKYFEYASTIVPYFDKACTALTIKTDAGKALKRLSSLSEYAPDMVKKELSIIEKGRSSKHPTLRFVPAPARLEFLTALAICQTFEKVAVSPNYPCDDEGLPLSTAGGDKGDIECMEGSRGVLVEVTTAGGRTQTMMECWPVGRHLETFAKESGDFNAEGVFVAPTLYIDTIDQFSWLKERKGLVVRSYKISDFISFLEKSTTLISIS from the coding sequence ATGAATACGACTAAGAAAAATCGCAGAGCCCCTGAATACAAACCTCTCCTCTATACGACTACAATTAGAAACCCAGAGCGCTACAAGGATTTGATGCATATACTATTGAGATACGATGATGTAGTGCTAGATGAGTCCAGTGTAGAGGCTATCGAAAAGGATCTCTTTCGTGTTGGACTATATCGTCCTATGAGGCGACTAGACTCTATTTCTGACAAGTGGAAAGGGGCAAACAAAGGCGATGTCGCACTTTACGCCTTAACTGATGAAGAGACAGACTTTCTCTATAAAGCAAATAAGCAAAACCACAAAGAGGCTGGCTTCCCTGCTGGCTGGCTTAGTAGATTTGACACCCAATTCAAGCTTATGAAGGTCTTAGGTCTTGTCTATTACAACCTCGGAGATAAGATCGAATTTTCAACTGCTGGTCGATTACTAGCAAATAGTGTATCTATAGAAATAGAAGCCGGCTTAATCACAAGAAAAATGCTCCACCCCCATTATGAGCGCCTCGTGTTTTTGAACGCCTTTGCACGACATCAAAGAGGAAATCCTTTCATCCGTGAGTTAAATCGGAACATTCCTCTTGTAATGCTACTTCAAGTGATAAAGCTACTCAACGCTGACCCTGAGTACAACAACACAGGCATTGGATACCACGAGTTACCCCTTGTGCTCTTTTGGAAGGACGATAACGCTGAGGCACTATACCAGCGCATCAAAAAGCTCAGACAAGAGTGGCGCTATACCCCCTCAAGCGAGACTATTAAGCAAATTTGCACGGAAGAGATACTTGGTGGATTCAAGAAGTTTACACTCAGAAGCGTAGTTTCAGAATACCCTGACGACTTTATACGTAAGATGCGTCTCACAGGACTTATATCACTACGTGGAGCAGGACGCTTTATAGATATCAATCACAATGAGGATCAAACTATTAACTATATCCTAACTCATTACAAGGAGTGGTATCATCCTTTTTCTGATGAAAAAAAGTACTTTGAGTATGCTAGTACTATTGTACCATACTTCGACAAAGCATGTACCGCACTAACGATTAAGACAGATGCTGGCAAGGCTTTGAAGAGACTTTCTTCTCTTAGCGAGTATGCTCCCGATATGGTCAAAAAAGAGCTTTCTATCATCGAAAAGGGTAGGAGTTCAAAACACCCAACACTGCGGTTTGTTCCAGCACCTGCTAGGCTCGAATTTCTCACTGCTTTAGCCATCTGTCAGACATTTGAAAAAGTTGCTGTATCGCCTAACTATCCATGTGATGACGAAGGGCTTCCCCTCTCCACCGCAGGTGGTGACAAGGGGGATATCGAATGTATGGAAGGCTCCCGAGGTGTTCTTGTAGAGGTTACCACAGCTGGAGGACGCACTCAGACGATGATGGAGTGCTGGCCCGTCGGTCGGCACCTTGAGACTTTTGCTAAAGAGTCTGGGGACTTTAATGCAGAGGGTGTTTTTGTTGCCCCTACGCTATACATCGACACGATAGACCAGTTTTCTTGGCTTAAGGAACGTAAGGGGCTAGTTGTGAGGTCTTACAAGATCTCAGACTTCATCTCTTTTCTCGAAAAAAGCACCACTTTAATCTCCATTTCCTAG
- a CDS encoding Dam family site-specific DNA-(adenine-N6)-methyltransferase, protein MPSLLPLFPKEISTFIEPFAGGGTVMLNVYADHYIEGDINPFVVGLHRHLIQYAGEGTSFLSNLFDTARHYGLSCSFLKDEIPMTLRQAYPKTYFAKYNKEAYLRLRSDFNRSNPKDFTRLYLLLIYGFNHMIRFNTKGEFNLPVGNVDFNKNVVSSLEGYFEAVKDKDISWHVSDFRDLLTLSNPQVGDFVYLDPPYLITFSEYNKFWSIQEEKALLQTLDKLNDKGVAFGISNVTHYRGRENQTFIEWSRRYKMHEIKSNYISYHDNTQKQSREVFVTNY, encoded by the coding sequence ATGCCTTCGCTACTACCTCTCTTTCCAAAGGAAATCAGCACTTTCATCGAGCCTTTTGCAGGTGGAGGTACAGTTATGCTCAACGTCTACGCCGATCACTATATAGAGGGTGATATAAACCCCTTTGTAGTGGGACTGCATCGTCATCTGATTCAGTATGCAGGAGAAGGGACATCATTCTTATCTAACTTGTTTGATACCGCCAGGCATTATGGTCTCTCCTGCTCTTTTTTAAAAGATGAGATTCCAATGACTCTAAGGCAGGCTTACCCCAAGACCTATTTTGCGAAGTATAATAAAGAGGCCTACCTAAGGCTACGATCCGACTTCAATCGTAGTAACCCCAAAGACTTTACACGATTATATCTCTTACTCATATATGGCTTCAACCACATGATTCGATTCAATACTAAGGGAGAATTTAATCTACCCGTAGGTAATGTCGACTTCAATAAAAATGTAGTCTCATCTCTAGAAGGCTATTTCGAGGCAGTAAAGGACAAAGATATCAGTTGGCATGTATCAGACTTTCGAGATTTACTAACCTTATCCAATCCACAAGTTGGTGATTTCGTCTACCTAGACCCACCTTATTTAATTACTTTTAGCGAGTACAATAAGTTTTGGAGCATTCAAGAAGAAAAAGCTCTTCTTCAAACCTTAGACAAGCTAAATGATAAGGGAGTGGCTTTTGGTATATCTAATGTGACTCACTATCGAGGTCGAGAAAATCAGACGTTTATCGAGTGGTCAAGACGATATAAAATGCACGAAATCAAGAGCAACTACATCAGTTATCACGATAATACACAGAAGCAAAGCCGAGAGGTTTTTGTAACCAACTATTAG
- a CDS encoding DNA adenine methylase — protein MKNKYICRQQISVDTLEKMNNINQILKEIRADRRLQLLEVQRRTGIESTLINKIETGIKMPTSDQVSKLSKAYGLDPEELLEPWKKGQVSSSLKYPPLDFSVPKVAEKGLQYEIQYIPLFQEYTLPKTLSIESRRYIGNKAKLTGWIMETIKKETTGVHSFCDLFGGTGVVTSCALKTYDQVIVNDFLYTNHIIYTAFFDQGQWDKEKVQGVINSWNVLNPDELTDNYFSTHFGGKFFGEKTSKVIGHIRQQIEDLRNELTGKEYAILLSALIYNVDRLSNTVGHFDAYIKKPITETRPFFHMIDAQEYEGVEIYREDANCLATKVEADLFYLDPPYNSRQYSRFYHVYETLVKWDEPKLYGVALKPAPENMSRYCTVKAVDAFRDLVSKMKTRYIVVSYNNTYNSKSKSSENKISLEEIECILSQAGETKVFEHRHQAFNTGKTEFKDHKELLFITKVNEDKRNKAFSPLLRR, from the coding sequence ATGAAAAACAAGTATATTTGCCGCCAGCAGATATCAGTGGACACTCTAGAAAAGATGAATAACATAAATCAGATACTCAAAGAGATTCGTGCGGATCGCAGATTACAGCTATTGGAAGTTCAACGCCGAACGGGTATCGAAAGTACTCTCATTAATAAAATCGAGACTGGTATCAAGATGCCTACCTCAGATCAAGTAAGTAAACTTTCCAAGGCTTATGGACTCGATCCCGAAGAACTCCTTGAGCCATGGAAGAAGGGTCAGGTTTCAAGCAGCCTAAAATATCCGCCCCTTGATTTTTCCGTGCCCAAAGTGGCTGAAAAGGGATTACAATATGAGATTCAATACATCCCTTTATTTCAAGAATACACCCTTCCAAAGACTCTCAGTATAGAAAGCCGTCGATACATTGGCAATAAAGCTAAGCTGACAGGCTGGATCATGGAGACCATAAAAAAGGAGACTACAGGAGTACATTCTTTTTGCGACCTCTTTGGTGGGACTGGCGTAGTAACCAGCTGTGCTCTTAAGACTTACGACCAAGTGATTGTGAACGACTTCCTCTACACCAACCACATTATTTACACAGCCTTTTTTGATCAAGGTCAATGGGACAAGGAGAAAGTGCAGGGGGTCATTAATTCTTGGAATGTCCTTAACCCAGACGAGCTGACAGACAACTATTTCTCGACACACTTTGGAGGCAAATTTTTTGGCGAAAAAACAAGCAAAGTGATCGGACATATCCGACAGCAGATTGAAGATCTGCGAAATGAACTCACTGGTAAGGAGTATGCCATCCTCCTCTCCGCACTTATCTATAATGTAGATCGATTGTCTAATACTGTAGGACATTTCGATGCCTATATTAAGAAGCCCATTACTGAGACAAGACCATTCTTTCATATGATTGACGCACAGGAGTACGAAGGAGTGGAAATTTACAGAGAAGATGCCAATTGTCTAGCAACAAAAGTGGAGGCAGACCTATTCTATCTTGATCCTCCTTACAACTCGAGACAGTACTCTCGATTTTATCATGTTTACGAGACTTTGGTAAAGTGGGATGAACCAAAGCTCTATGGGGTAGCTCTAAAGCCAGCTCCTGAAAATATGAGTCGCTATTGCACTGTGAAAGCTGTAGATGCTTTTCGGGATCTCGTCTCAAAGATGAAGACTCGATACATAGTCGTCTCATACAACAATACCTATAATTCCAAGAGCAAGTCTAGTGAAAACAAAATCAGCCTAGAGGAGATAGAGTGCATACTCTCCCAGGCGGGAGAGACCAAAGTCTTCGAGCATAGGCACCAAGCTTTCAATACGGGGAAGACTGAATTTAAAGACCACAAGGAGTTGCTTTTTATCACAAAAGTGAATGAAGACAAAAGAAATAAGGCGTTCTCCCCTCTTTTACGTAGGTGA
- a CDS encoding TlpA disulfide reductase family protein — translation MKRTLSLSSLLIVLGTLLVLSSCNRNDQKTTLQLHGLGDNLSGLTAYLYDEADPKTPIDSIVIHDTIASLSLDNLQKGYLYLLSCEGTPLNAQFVYEGTSLDYNLNDGQVSGSPANDACNAFEQDIMVVMQADSIDQAAGQEIVRKYIAEQKDNPLVLRAMQYAMYLFDDLSEFQKPLEEMGENVKRLPAYTTLTEQIKAMINTKAGQPFVDFAGITTEGEQVKLSDYVGQGQYALVDFWASWCGPCRREIPTLIQMHKKYKDKGLLVLGVGVWEDNHDTHLQAVKELQIPYPQIYDDQNNHATSLYGIMGIPQIMLIGPDGVIMQRDLRGEQIEQILSEIYK, via the coding sequence ATGAAACGAACACTATCCCTTTCCTCTCTGCTGATCGTGCTAGGCACGCTCTTGGTGCTTAGCAGCTGTAACCGCAACGATCAGAAGACGACGCTACAGCTCCATGGACTAGGGGACAACCTGTCTGGTCTGACAGCTTATCTTTATGATGAAGCTGACCCCAAGACGCCCATCGACAGCATCGTCATTCACGACACCATCGCCAGTCTATCCTTAGACAACCTACAAAAAGGGTACCTCTACCTACTCTCTTGCGAGGGTACACCACTCAACGCTCAGTTTGTCTACGAGGGGACCTCACTAGACTATAACCTCAACGATGGGCAAGTCAGCGGTTCTCCCGCCAACGATGCTTGCAACGCCTTCGAGCAAGACATTATGGTAGTCATGCAGGCTGACTCCATCGACCAGGCTGCTGGTCAGGAGATAGTCCGTAAGTACATTGCCGAGCAAAAGGACAACCCCCTCGTACTACGCGCTATGCAGTATGCTATGTATCTCTTCGATGATCTCTCTGAGTTTCAGAAGCCTCTAGAGGAGATGGGCGAAAACGTCAAGCGCCTTCCAGCCTATACAACCCTAACGGAGCAGATCAAAGCAATGATCAATACCAAAGCAGGTCAACCCTTTGTAGACTTTGCGGGCATCACCACAGAGGGTGAGCAGGTCAAGCTCTCTGACTACGTAGGTCAGGGGCAGTATGCACTCGTTGATTTCTGGGCTTCTTGGTGCGGTCCTTGCCGTCGCGAGATCCCCACGCTCATCCAGATGCACAAGAAGTACAAAGACAAAGGACTACTCGTCCTCGGCGTCGGTGTATGGGAGGATAACCACGACACCCATCTACAGGCCGTCAAGGAGCTCCAGATCCCCTATCCACAGATCTATGATGATCAAAACAATCACGCCACCTCTCTGTACGGCATCATGGGTATCCCTCAGATTATGCTCATAGGGCCTGACGGAGTCATCATGCAGCGTGATCTTCGTGGAGAACAGATCGAGCAGATCCTCAGCGAGATATACAAGTAG
- a CDS encoding methyltransferase domain-containing protein, translating to MTASLAHQFDRAAAHYNEAAEPQRLVIDRLVQLLEEHLSKTERHFAHAFEMGAGSGLLTERIDQLVEVDHWTLADLSPALLAQVPRLRDPHPELCVGDAFELSLEGLGIDLFVSSSAMQWLTDPCAYLQRTVRELAAQATVAVSTFGPDNLLELRQLTRQGLHYPSLATWHNTLQELGYPYEIHAERLVIPFADPLAVLQHLRHTGTAQLPNAPQQIHTSRQLKDFTKKYITNFADETGRVTLTFHPVYIIINKHPII from the coding sequence ATGACAGCATCTCTCGCCCATCAGTTCGACCGTGCAGCAGCTCATTACAACGAGGCTGCCGAGCCACAGCGACTAGTGATCGATCGGCTCGTTCAGTTGCTCGAGGAGCATTTATCTAAGACGGAGCGTCACTTTGCTCACGCCTTTGAGATGGGAGCGGGATCTGGACTACTGACGGAGCGTATAGATCAGCTCGTTGAGGTCGACCATTGGACCCTCGCCGACCTATCCCCAGCACTTCTGGCGCAGGTCCCTAGACTGAGAGACCCACACCCAGAGCTATGCGTAGGAGACGCCTTCGAGCTCTCTCTAGAGGGACTCGGCATTGATCTCTTCGTTTCCAGCAGTGCCATGCAGTGGCTCACAGACCCTTGCGCCTACTTACAGCGCACCGTCCGAGAGCTCGCAGCACAGGCGACAGTAGCCGTCAGCACCTTCGGACCAGACAACCTTCTCGAGCTACGACAGCTCACGAGACAAGGACTACACTACCCCTCACTAGCCACATGGCACAATACCCTTCAGGAGCTTGGCTACCCCTACGAGATCCATGCGGAGCGACTCGTCATCCCCTTTGCTGACCCTCTAGCTGTACTACAGCATCTGCGCCATACAGGCACCGCACAGCTACCCAACGCTCCTCAGCAGATACACACATCCAGACAACTCAAAGACTTTACAAAAAAATATATTACTAACTTTGCAGACGAGACGGGTCGAGTCACACTCACCTTTCATCCGGTTTATATCATCATCAACAAACATCCTATAATATGA
- a CDS encoding pimeloyl-ACP methyl esterase BioG family protein produces the protein MQYIFQRNSDQAPARQLIIYFCGWGMTPATVSHLTLPDRCDLLALYDYRTLELSIDLTDLPWDSYQAVTIVAWSLGVWAAEQVIPHWSILPSTRRLIAVAGSPYPMHDQWGIPSQIFVGTLEGLTDENRQRFNRRMCGGKRYKQLYDILSERPTTELRDELQSVYDSLATTEAPEATPHSSLAWDLAIIGERDQIFPAKNLSTLWDAVNVPTLLLPDGYHYLFDLWHSWSELWEALE, from the coding sequence ATGCAGTACATCTTCCAGCGAAACAGTGACCAGGCTCCCGCCCGCCAACTCATCATATACTTCTGCGGATGGGGTATGACGCCTGCGACGGTTTCGCACCTGACATTGCCTGATCGGTGTGACTTACTCGCACTTTACGATTATCGGACCCTCGAGCTGAGCATCGACCTCACAGATTTACCTTGGGACTCTTACCAGGCGGTCACCATCGTAGCTTGGTCGCTAGGCGTTTGGGCTGCCGAGCAGGTCATACCGCATTGGTCTATACTGCCCAGCACACGGCGTCTGATAGCAGTCGCCGGTTCGCCCTATCCTATGCACGACCAGTGGGGGATTCCTAGCCAAATATTCGTAGGTACCCTAGAGGGACTAACCGACGAAAACCGCCAGCGCTTCAACCGCCGTATGTGTGGCGGCAAGCGATACAAGCAGCTTTACGATATCCTATCCGAGCGACCCACCACAGAGCTTCGCGACGAACTGCAATCGGTCTACGACAGCCTAGCTACTACTGAAGCACCCGAAGCAACGCCCCACTCTAGCCTAGCCTGGGATCTAGCGATCATCGGAGAGCGTGATCAAATCTTCCCAGCGAAAAACCTCTCCACGCTATGGGATGCGGTAAATGTTCCGACACTACTACTTCCCGATGGCTACCATTACCTCTTTGACCTATGGCACTCGTGGAGTGAGCTATGGGAGGCCTTAGAGTAA